A portion of the Glandiceps talaboti chromosome 13, keGlaTala1.1, whole genome shotgun sequence genome contains these proteins:
- the LOC144444257 gene encoding glycine receptor subunit alpha-4-like → MEGDAQSGSPPLSKVPLGSIPSTSVATSLERKIKPSSWKTVKEKYMAEHERLLFKVFHLDSTSAMRPSFGGPADNVTCSMIVEGLADLSERTMDYSLSLSLFLEWHDKRLVHNSTEEITFHKEETIKKAWLPDIYFVNEKNGILHSIISENNALMVYPNGDIIYSMRLTLTLSCFMELNYFPMDRQTCPLVVRSYAYNDNNLILTWREKMSEDDPDAVNYNKQIEMPQFRLTNVTAVESQVALRLGNFTTLHASFTLERVMGFYIVHTFLPSFLLVVVSWITFWLHVEATAARASLGITTVLTVTTQISSSRFTLPEVSYPTALDIWFSGCLVFVFSALLEFALVNYVHLLDARGPPLRRSGTTMSYTVSGELAEMDVYRNGQDENHGSQTRLHRRMKERKADSLSSQHSIPYRVDSDMRPIRPYAKYAKNIDKICRVLFPSLFFLCNVLFWPLCLR, encoded by the exons ATGGAAGGAGATGCACAAAGTGGTAGTCCTCCTTTGTCAAAAGTACCATTGGGGTCCATACCGAGTACTAGTGTGGCTACTAGTCTCGAAAGGAAGATAAAACCAAGCTCTTGGAAAACTGTCAAGGAGAAATATATGGCAGAACATGAAAGACTTTTATTTAAAGTCTTTCATTTGGATAGTACAAGTGCAATGCGTCCGAGTTTTGGAG GTCCTGCTGATAATGTGACCTGTAGTATGATAGTTGAAGGATTAGCTGACCTTTCTGAGAGGACTATG GATTACTCGCTGAGCTTAAGCCTCTTCTTGGAGTGGCATGATAAACGTCTAGTTCATAACAGTACGGAGGAAATCACTTTCCACAAGGAAGAGACGATCAAGAAAGCGTGGTTacctgatatttattttgtgaatgAAAAGAATGGGATCTTGCATAGTATTATCTCTGAGAACAATGCACTGATGGTGTACCCTAATGGTGACATTATCTACAGCATGCG ATTGACGCTAACGCTTTCCTGTTTCATGGAGTTGAATTATTTCCCCATGGATCGTCAAACGTGCCCTCTGGTGGTCAGAAGTT ATGCCTACAATGATAATAACTTGATACTGACATGGCGGGAGAAAATGAGTGAAGACGATCCCGATGCTGTAAACTACAATAAACAGATTGAAATGCCACAATTTAGACTTACAAATGTTACCGCAGTAGAAAGCCAGGTTGCGCTTCGTTTGG GTAACTTCACTACCCTACATGCTAGTTTCACGTTGGAACGAGTTATGGGATTTTATATCGTTCATACATTCCTACCATCGTTTCTACTGGTCGTGGTATCATGGATAACGTTCTGGTTACACGTAGAAGCAACTGCCGCCAGGGCATCCCTCGGTATAACCACCGTGCTCACCGTGACGACCCAAATATCATCCTCCCGGTTCACTCTACCGGAAGTCTCGTACCCTACA GCGTTGGATATATGGTTTTCTGGATGCCTCGTGTTTGTATTCAGTGCCCTACTAGAATTTGCCTTGGTTAACTATGTACATCTTTTGGACGCGAGAGGGCCTCCTCTACGAAGATCGGGAACCACAATGTCGTACACTGTATCAGGG GAACTGGCAGAAATGGACGTGTACAGGAACGGTCAAGACGAAAACCACGGCAGTCAAACACGACTCCATAGACGGATGAAAGAGAGGAAAGCAGACAGCCTGTCCAGTCAACATTCCATCCCATATCGTGTAGACAGTGACATGAGGCCAATCAGACCGTATGCAAAATACGCtaaaaacattgacaaaatttGTAGAGTTCTCTTTCCGTCGTTGTTTTTCCTCTGTAATGTGTTGTTTTGGCCACTGTGTCTACGTTGA